A single region of the Neotabrizicola shimadae genome encodes:
- the dxs gene encoding 1-deoxy-D-xylulose-5-phosphate synthase: MTDRPKTPVLDRVHLPADLKRLTDRELHQLADELRAETISAVSVTGGHLGAGLGVVELTVALHAVFDTPRDKIIWDVGHQCYPHKILTGRRDRIRTLRTEGGLSGFTKRSESPYDPFGAAHSSTSISAALGFVCAADLGGDPGDAVAVIGDGSMSAGMAFEAMNNAGHLKKRLFVILNDNEMSIAPPVGALSAYLSRLYAGAPFQEFKSAAKGMVSLLPEPFQEGARRAKEMLKGMAVGGTLFEELGFSYLGPIDGHDLDQLLPVLRTAHARATGPMLIHVLTKKGKGYAPAERAADKGHATGKFDVLTGQQAKAISNAPSYTKVFAQSLIREAEADSRIVAVTAAMPDGTGLNLFADRFPKRCFDVGIAEQHAVTFSAGLAAGGMKPFCAIYSTFLQRGYDQVVHDVAIQRLPVRFAIDRAGLVGADGATHAGSFDVAFLANLPGIVVMAAADEAELVHMVATAAAHDAGPIAFRYPRGEGVGCEMPAKGVPLEIGRGRVIREGSRVALLSFGTRLAEALKAAEALAARGMTATVADARFAKPLDRDLILNLARNHEALITLEEGAVGGFGSHVAQLLAEEGVFDSGLKYRSMVLPDIFIDQASPEAMYRVAGLDAARIEAKVLDTLGIAVVGKRA, translated from the coding sequence ATGACCGACCGACCCAAGACCCCGGTTCTGGACCGCGTGCACCTGCCCGCCGACCTGAAGCGCCTGACCGACCGCGAGCTTCACCAACTGGCTGACGAGCTGCGCGCCGAAACCATCAGCGCGGTGTCGGTGACGGGCGGGCATCTGGGCGCCGGTCTGGGCGTGGTGGAACTGACGGTGGCGCTGCATGCCGTGTTCGACACCCCGCGCGACAAGATCATCTGGGACGTCGGCCACCAGTGCTATCCGCACAAGATCCTGACCGGTCGGCGCGACCGCATCCGCACCTTGCGGACCGAGGGCGGGCTGTCGGGGTTCACCAAGCGGTCGGAAAGCCCTTATGACCCGTTCGGCGCGGCCCATTCCTCGACCTCGATCTCGGCGGCTTTGGGCTTTGTCTGCGCCGCGGACCTGGGGGGCGATCCCGGCGACGCGGTGGCGGTGATCGGCGATGGCTCGATGTCGGCCGGCATGGCCTTCGAGGCGATGAACAACGCGGGCCACCTCAAGAAGCGGCTGTTCGTCATCCTGAACGACAACGAGATGTCCATCGCCCCGCCCGTCGGGGCGCTGTCAGCCTATCTGTCGCGGCTTTACGCCGGTGCGCCGTTCCAGGAGTTCAAGTCGGCCGCCAAGGGCATGGTGAGCCTGCTGCCCGAACCCTTCCAGGAAGGCGCGCGCCGGGCGAAGGAGATGCTGAAGGGCATGGCCGTGGGCGGCACCTTGTTCGAGGAGCTGGGGTTCAGCTACCTTGGCCCCATCGACGGTCACGATCTGGACCAGTTGCTGCCCGTGCTGCGCACCGCCCATGCGCGGGCCACCGGGCCGATGCTGATTCATGTGCTGACGAAGAAGGGCAAGGGCTATGCCCCGGCGGAACGGGCCGCCGACAAGGGTCATGCCACGGGCAAGTTCGACGTGCTGACCGGCCAGCAGGCCAAGGCGATTTCCAACGCGCCCAGCTATACCAAGGTCTTTGCGCAAAGCCTGATCCGCGAGGCCGAGGCCGACAGCCGGATTGTCGCCGTGACCGCCGCCATGCCGGACGGGACGGGGCTGAACCTCTTCGCCGACCGCTTCCCCAAGCGCTGCTTTGACGTGGGCATCGCCGAACAGCACGCGGTGACCTTCAGCGCGGGCCTGGCGGCAGGGGGGATGAAGCCCTTCTGCGCGATCTATTCCACCTTCCTGCAGCGCGGTTACGACCAGGTGGTGCATGACGTGGCGATCCAGCGCCTGCCCGTGCGCTTTGCCATCGACCGCGCCGGTCTGGTGGGGGCCGATGGCGCCACCCATGCCGGCAGCTTCGACGTGGCCTTCCTGGCCAACCTGCCCGGCATCGTGGTGATGGCCGCCGCCGACGAGGCGGAACTGGTCCACATGGTCGCCACCGCCGCCGCGCATGACGCGGGCCCCATCGCCTTTCGCTATCCGCGGGGCGAGGGTGTGGGCTGCGAAATGCCGGCGAAGGGCGTTCCGCTGGAAATCGGCCGCGGCCGGGTGATCCGCGAGGGCAGCCGCGTGGCGCTGCTGTCCTTTGGCACGCGGCTGGCCGAGGCGCTGAAGGCGGCCGAGGCGCTGGCGGCGCGGGGGATGACGGCCACGGTCGCCGACGCGCGGTTTGCCAAGCCTCTCGACCGCGACCTGATCCTGAACCTCGCCCGCAACCACGAAGCGCTGATCACGCTGGAAGAAGGCGCGGTGGGCGGCTTCGGCAGCCATGTCGCGCAGCTTCTGGCGGAAGAGGGTGTTTTCGACAGCGGCCTGAAGTACCGCAGCATGGTGCTGCCCGACATCTTCATCGACCAGGCCTCGCCCGAAGCGATGTATCGCGTGGCGGGCCTCGACGCCGCGCGGATCGAGGCGAAGGTGCTGGACACACTGGGAATCGCAGTGGTGGGCAAGCGGGCCTGA
- a CDS encoding exopolysaccharide biosynthesis protein, protein MTRATDEDDTTDADDLLAEVDESETEEAPGGRRRRRKPRKRLSDILTEIGTDTTRTRISVADIMEATGARAIGALILLFAAPNVLPTPPGTSSILGMPLVYLTAQLMLGRLPWLPKFISERSIYRADFIGMMDRAAPLLARAERLLKPRFSLLVSAPAERVVGTICFILAMILLLPIPLGNMLPALAICLFAFGILEKDGLWIIAGAIVAALSLIIVSGVIWAGVKMAVFLVMNAF, encoded by the coding sequence ATGACTCGCGCGACCGACGAGGACGACACCACCGACGCCGATGATCTGCTGGCCGAGGTCGACGAAAGCGAGACCGAGGAAGCGCCGGGCGGCCGCCGGCGCCGCCGCAAGCCGCGCAAGCGGCTGTCGGACATCCTGACCGAGATCGGCACCGACACCACCCGCACCCGCATTTCCGTGGCCGATATCATGGAGGCGACGGGCGCGCGGGCCATCGGCGCGCTGATCCTGCTGTTCGCCGCGCCCAACGTCCTGCCCACGCCGCCCGGCACCTCGTCGATCCTGGGGATGCCGCTGGTCTACCTGACAGCGCAGCTTATGCTGGGCCGGCTGCCCTGGTTGCCCAAGTTCATCTCGGAACGCTCGATCTACCGCGCCGATTTCATCGGCATGATGGACCGCGCCGCACCCCTGCTGGCCCGCGCCGAGCGACTGTTGAAACCCCGCTTCAGCCTGCTGGTTTCGGCCCCGGCGGAGCGGGTGGTGGGCACGATCTGCTTCATCCTCGCCATGATCCTGCTGCTGCCCATCCCGCTTGGCAACATGCTGCCGGCGCTGGCAATCTGCCTTTTCGCCTTCGGCATCCTGGAAAAGGACGGGCTGTGGATCATCGCCGGTGCCATCGTCGCCGCCCTGTCGCTGATCATCGTCTCGGGCGTGATCTGGGCCGGGGTGAAGATGGCCGTCTTCCTGGTGATGAACGCGTTCTAG
- a CDS encoding TerC family protein, translating into MEFLTLIFLGTPVWMWLVFLSLVIALLVLDLGVLHKGGDHEIGVRESLWLSAMYITLGVAFSGFVWWQIEPSSPGATANYLTAFVVEKTLAMDNVFVIALIFTFFAIPRKYQHRVLFWGILGVIVLRGIMIGLGATLVSQYHWILYIFAAFLILTGIKMMFAGDEEHDIGDNRVLKFLRKHMRVTDGLRGNAFFVHEPEKKTGRIMRHATPLFLALVLIEIADLIFAVDSVPAVFAITTDPFVVYTSNIFAILGLRALYFALAAILHRFAYLKYALSLLLVFIGSKVFVADLFGWEKFPASWSLGITLGILAAGVIFSLWKTRGEPNVPATSEK; encoded by the coding sequence ATGGAATTCCTGACCCTGATCTTCCTTGGAACACCCGTCTGGATGTGGCTGGTGTTCCTGTCTCTCGTGATCGCCCTTCTTGTGCTGGACCTGGGCGTCCTGCACAAGGGCGGCGACCACGAGATCGGCGTGCGCGAAAGCCTGTGGCTTTCGGCGATGTACATCACGCTCGGCGTGGCATTCTCCGGCTTTGTCTGGTGGCAGATCGAACCCAGCTCGCCCGGCGCGACGGCGAACTATCTGACCGCCTTTGTGGTGGAGAAGACATTGGCGATGGACAACGTGTTTGTCATCGCGTTGATCTTCACCTTCTTTGCGATCCCGCGGAAATACCAGCACCGGGTGCTGTTCTGGGGCATCCTGGGCGTGATCGTCCTGCGCGGCATCATGATCGGCCTGGGCGCCACGCTTGTCTCGCAATACCACTGGATCCTCTACATCTTCGCGGCCTTCCTGATCCTGACCGGCATCAAGATGATGTTCGCGGGCGATGAAGAGCATGACATCGGCGACAACCGCGTGCTGAAGTTCCTGCGCAAGCACATGCGGGTGACCGACGGCCTGCGCGGCAATGCCTTCTTCGTGCATGAACCCGAAAAAAAGACCGGCAGGATCATGCGCCATGCCACGCCGCTGTTCCTGGCGCTGGTGCTGATCGAGATCGCCGACCTGATCTTCGCGGTGGACTCGGTGCCGGCGGTCTTTGCCATCACCACCGACCCCTTCGTCGTCTATACTTCGAACATCTTCGCCATTCTTGGCCTGCGCGCCCTGTACTTTGCGCTGGCGGCGATCCTGCACCGCTTCGCCTACCTGAAATACGCGCTGTCGCTGCTTCTGGTGTTCATCGGTTCCAAGGTCTTCGTCGCCGATCTGTTCGGCTGGGAAAAGTTCCCCGCCAGCTGGTCGCTGGGCATCACCTTGGGCATCCTTGCCGCCGGCGTGATCTTCTCGCTGTGGAAGACGCGCGGCGAGCCGAATGTTCCGGCAACCTCGGAGAAGTGA
- a CDS encoding GNAT family N-acetyltransferase codes for MITRATTPEEFKAVERLMSALRALDEAESAKLGIPPESIAFYYADRTAESLEQRFSRPEAVMFVLREAGTIVGCGGLVEDGAGRADLHHVFLDAGQRGKGLGRALVSGLIDEARSRGVQELRLETAGFLTAAIALYRGLGFRDCAPFADTPPELQAASVFMSMRP; via the coding sequence ATGATCACGCGGGCGACGACCCCGGAAGAGTTCAAGGCTGTGGAGCGCCTGATGTCCGCGCTACGCGCCCTGGATGAGGCCGAAAGCGCCAAGCTGGGCATCCCGCCCGAGTCGATTGCGTTCTACTATGCCGACCGCACGGCAGAGTCGCTGGAACAGCGGTTTTCCCGGCCCGAAGCGGTGATGTTCGTGCTGCGCGAAGCGGGCACCATCGTGGGTTGCGGCGGCCTTGTCGAGGATGGGGCGGGCCGGGCCGACCTTCACCACGTGTTTCTGGATGCCGGCCAGCGTGGCAAGGGGCTGGGCCGGGCGCTTGTCTCGGGTCTGATCGACGAGGCGCGGTCGCGCGGGGTGCAGGAGTTGCGGCTGGAAACGGCCGGCTTCCTGACCGCAGCAATCGCGCTTTACCGGGGTCTTGGCTTTCGCGACTGCGCGCCCTTTGCCGACACCCCGCCCGAGCTTCAGGCGGCGTCTGTCTTCATGTCGATGAGACCCTGA
- a CDS encoding SDR family oxidoreductase — protein MNTLLSLGHGYSAQALARRLVPEGWRVIGTTRNAAKADAMRSEGVEPLVMPADLDRALAEASHILVSAGPDAQGDPFLRLHGASIRAAQPDWVGYLSTTGVYGDRQGEWVDETTPPAPTGERGIWRWQAEQDWQATGLPVHFFRLAGIYGPGRGPFEKVRDGTARRIIKAGQVFSRTHVDDIAQVLHASIRHPNPGAAYNVCDDDPAPPQDVLSHAALLLGLPEPPAIPFEEADMSPLARSFYGDSKRVRNERIKTELGVRLLYPDYRAGLAAILAEERAGQA, from the coding sequence ATGAACACGCTGCTTTCCCTTGGCCACGGCTATTCCGCCCAGGCCCTTGCCCGCCGCCTTGTTCCCGAAGGCTGGCGTGTGATCGGCACCACACGCAACGCCGCAAAGGCCGATGCGATGCGGTCCGAAGGGGTGGAGCCCCTGGTGATGCCCGCCGATCTTGATCGCGCACTGGCCGAGGCCAGCCATATCCTTGTATCGGCCGGTCCGGATGCGCAGGGCGATCCCTTCCTGCGTCTTCACGGTGCATCCATCCGGGCGGCGCAGCCCGACTGGGTGGGTTACCTGTCCACCACCGGGGTCTATGGCGACCGGCAGGGCGAATGGGTGGATGAAACCACGCCCCCGGCCCCGACCGGCGAGCGCGGCATCTGGCGCTGGCAGGCAGAGCAGGACTGGCAGGCGACCGGCCTGCCCGTGCATTTCTTCCGGCTGGCGGGCATCTACGGGCCCGGCCGTGGACCGTTCGAGAAGGTGCGCGACGGCACGGCACGGCGGATCATCAAGGCAGGCCAGGTGTTCAGCCGCACCCATGTGGACGACATCGCGCAGGTGTTGCATGCCTCGATCCGGCACCCCAATCCGGGCGCGGCCTATAACGTCTGCGACGACGATCCGGCGCCGCCGCAGGACGTTCTGTCTCATGCCGCCCTGTTGCTGGGCCTGCCGGAACCGCCGGCCATTCCCTTCGAAGAGGCCGACATGTCGCCTCTGGCCCGCAGCTTCTATGGCGATTCAAAGCGGGTGCGGAACGAGCGGATCAAGACCGAGCTTGGCGTCAGGCTCCTTTACCCCGATTATCGTGCCGGGCTGGCCGCGATCCTGGCGGAGGAACGCGCCGGCCAGGCCTAG
- a CDS encoding class I SAM-dependent DNA methyltransferase, whose protein sequence is MSDKTLDSAYSIAGPEDCLRIYGEWAHTYDDDFAAGMDYRLPALVGAAFLAAGGEGPVLDVGAGTGLLAVALTSMGFRDEIDGLDLSPAMLARAGEKGLYRSLLQADITRPLPRNGAYQGVVSSGTFTHGHVGPEALPHLFATALPEAVFALSVNAAVWVSLGFDRAMKGLPGLTLSEVPVYGEAAARQGAAHAGDRAVIAVFRRP, encoded by the coding sequence ATGTCGGACAAAACCCTTGATTCAGCTTATTCCATCGCCGGCCCTGAAGATTGTCTCCGTATCTACGGTGAATGGGCCCATACCTATGATGATGACTTCGCCGCCGGCATGGATTACCGGCTTCCCGCCCTTGTCGGCGCGGCTTTTCTTGCCGCGGGGGGCGAAGGCCCCGTGCTGGACGTAGGCGCCGGAACCGGACTTCTGGCGGTGGCCCTGACGAGCATGGGCTTCCGGGACGAGATCGACGGGCTGGACCTGTCGCCCGCCATGCTGGCGCGGGCGGGGGAAAAGGGACTGTACCGCAGCCTGCTGCAGGCCGACATCACCCGCCCCCTGCCGCGCAACGGCGCCTATCAGGGCGTGGTCAGTTCCGGCACCTTCACCCATGGCCACGTCGGGCCAGAGGCCCTGCCACATCTGTTCGCCACCGCCCTGCCAGAGGCGGTCTTTGCCCTGTCGGTCAATGCCGCGGTCTGGGTCAGCCTGGGCTTCGACCGGGCGATGAAGGGACTTCCCGGCCTCACGCTGTCCGAGGTGCCGGTCTATGGCGAGGCCGCCGCCCGCCAGGGCGCGGCCCATGCCGGCGACCGCGCAGTGATCGCGGTGTTCCGGCGGCCCTGA
- a CDS encoding AMP nucleosidase, whose product MQDTTPLPLLTPEAPPAEAFTDAARAVDRLEALYAQATEFLTRAFSESVTKGHPGARIRAFYPEIRLTVRTFDKTDSRLSFGHVSAPGTYATTVTRPDLFRNYLIQQLSLLIQNHGEPVVIGASETPIPVHFAVAGRPDVTIPHEGVLDFSIRDIFDVPDLSTTNDDIVNGTRIRNPDGSRPLAPFTAQRVDYSLARLSHYTATDPDHFQNYVLFTNYQFYVEEFETIARAMLADPDSGYTAFVAPGNSVITAADQVLAPSSKTPQMPTYHLKRADGNGITLVNIGVGPSNAKTATDHIAVLRPHAWLMVGHCAGLRNSQSLGDFCLAHAYLREDHVLDDDLPIWVPIPALAEIQIALEDAVEAVTQLEGYELKRIMRTGTVATIDNRNWELRDQSGPVRRLSQSRAIALDMESATIAANGFRFRVPYGTLLCVSDKPLHGELKLPGMASEFYRTQVSRHLQIGVRAMELLRQQPLERIHSRKLRSFEETAFL is encoded by the coding sequence ATGCAAGACACGACCCCTCTTCCCCTCCTCACCCCCGAAGCCCCCCCGGCGGAAGCCTTCACCGACGCCGCCCGTGCCGTGGACCGGCTGGAGGCGCTTTATGCCCAGGCGACAGAATTCCTGACCCGCGCCTTTTCCGAAAGCGTGACCAAAGGCCATCCCGGCGCCCGCATCCGCGCCTTCTACCCGGAAATCCGCCTGACGGTCCGCACCTTCGACAAGACCGACTCGCGCCTGTCCTTCGGCCATGTCTCGGCACCCGGCACCTATGCCACCACGGTCACGCGGCCCGACCTGTTCCGCAACTACCTGATCCAGCAGCTGTCGCTTCTGATCCAGAACCACGGCGAGCCGGTGGTGATCGGCGCTTCGGAAACCCCGATCCCGGTGCATTTCGCCGTGGCCGGGCGCCCCGACGTGACCATCCCGCACGAAGGCGTGCTGGACTTCTCGATCCGCGACATCTTCGACGTGCCCGACCTCTCCACCACCAACGACGACATCGTCAACGGCACGCGCATCCGCAACCCCGACGGCTCGCGCCCGCTGGCCCCCTTTACCGCGCAGCGGGTCGATTACTCGCTGGCCCGGCTCAGCCACTATACGGCAACCGATCCCGACCATTTCCAGAACTACGTCCTGTTCACCAACTACCAGTTCTACGTCGAGGAGTTCGAGACCATCGCCCGCGCCATGCTGGCCGATCCGGACTCGGGCTACACGGCCTTTGTCGCGCCGGGCAACTCGGTCATCACCGCGGCCGACCAGGTGCTGGCGCCCAGCTCCAAGACGCCGCAGATGCCCACCTACCACCTGAAACGGGCGGACGGGAACGGCATCACCCTGGTCAACATCGGTGTCGGCCCGTCCAACGCCAAGACGGCCACCGACCACATCGCCGTGCTGCGGCCCCATGCCTGGCTGATGGTCGGCCACTGCGCGGGCCTGCGCAATTCGCAAAGCCTGGGCGATTTCTGCCTGGCCCACGCCTATCTGCGCGAAGATCACGTCCTGGACGACGACCTGCCGATCTGGGTGCCGATCCCGGCACTGGCCGAAATCCAGATCGCGCTGGAAGACGCGGTGGAGGCCGTGACCCAGCTGGAGGGCTATGAGCTCAAGCGCATCATGCGCACCGGCACCGTGGCCACCATCGACAACCGCAACTGGGAACTGCGCGACCAGTCCGGCCCCGTCCGCCGCCTGTCGCAGTCGCGGGCCATCGCGCTGGACATGGAAAGCGCAACCATCGCCGCCAACGGCTTCCGCTTCCGCGTGCCCTATGGCACGTTGCTTTGCGTCAGCGACAAGCCCCTGCATGGCGAGCTGAAGCTGCCCGGCATGGCCTCCGAATTCTACCGCACCCAGGTGTCGCGCCACCTGCAGATCGGCGTGCGCGCCATGGAACTGTTGCGCCAGCAGCCGCTGGAACGCATCCACAGCCGCAAACTCCGCAGCTTCGAGGAAACAGCCTTCCTGTGA
- a CDS encoding HU family DNA-binding protein translates to MNKPMTKTQLVAALADAMGSDKKTAGAALDALAVVVAREVAAGGSVAVPGLGKVACKARPERQVRNPATGEMLTKPADKQVKFAIAKALKDVVNA, encoded by the coding sequence ATGAACAAGCCCATGACCAAGACCCAGCTGGTGGCCGCGCTTGCCGACGCCATGGGATCCGACAAGAAGACCGCCGGCGCCGCTCTGGACGCCCTGGCTGTCGTGGTGGCCCGCGAAGTCGCGGCTGGCGGCTCTGTCGCCGTGCCGGGCCTCGGCAAGGTTGCCTGCAAGGCCCGTCCGGAACGCCAGGTCCGCAACCCCGCCACTGGCGAGATGCTGACCAAGCCCGCCGACAAGCAGGTGAAGTTTGCCATCGCCAAGGCGCTGAAGGATGTCGTGAACGCCTGA
- a CDS encoding DMT family transporter, giving the protein MDLRAILMGVAFAAMWSSAFATARIIVAGAPPLHALALRFLISGLLAIAVARALGQTWRMDRAQARAVILFGLCQNALYLGLNFIALQSTPAALASIIASTMPLLVAFLGWAFGGQRLPPLGVLGLALGLCGVSLIMGTRLTAGADPQGILLCIGGALALAVATLTLRGASASGNLLMVVGLQMLVGAAALLPVAIGLESWRLAPSLQLAAAFAWQILVPGLAATMIWFALVRRLGTVRAASFHFLNPAFGVLFAALLLGESIGPWDVAGVLVVTLGIVAVQRARAA; this is encoded by the coding sequence ATGGACCTGCGCGCGATCCTCATGGGTGTGGCCTTCGCGGCCATGTGGTCCTCGGCCTTTGCCACGGCGCGCATCATCGTGGCCGGCGCGCCTCCGCTGCACGCCTTGGCGCTGCGCTTCCTGATCTCGGGCCTTCTGGCCATCGCGGTTGCCCGCGCACTTGGCCAGACATGGCGGATGGACCGTGCGCAGGCCCGCGCCGTGATCCTGTTCGGGCTCTGCCAGAACGCGCTGTACCTGGGTCTGAACTTCATCGCCCTGCAATCAACGCCCGCCGCGCTGGCCTCCATCATCGCCTCGACCATGCCGCTTCTGGTGGCTTTCCTCGGCTGGGCCTTTGGCGGCCAGCGCCTGCCGCCACTGGGGGTGCTTGGCCTCGCGCTTGGCCTCTGCGGCGTTTCGCTCATCATGGGCACCCGGCTGACGGCGGGGGCCGATCCCCAGGGCATCCTTCTGTGCATCGGCGGTGCGCTGGCTTTGGCCGTCGCCACGCTGACGCTGCGCGGCGCCTCGGCCTCGGGCAACCTGCTGATGGTCGTCGGCCTGCAAATGCTGGTGGGCGCCGCCGCGCTGCTTCCCGTGGCGATTGGACTTGAAAGCTGGCGCCTTGCGCCCTCGCTGCAGTTGGCGGCGGCCTTCGCCTGGCAAATCCTCGTGCCCGGACTGGCGGCCACGATGATCTGGTTCGCGCTGGTGCGCCGCCTTGGCACCGTGCGCGCCGCCAGCTTCCACTTCCTGAACCCGGCCTTCGGCGTGCTGTTCGCCGCGCTGCTGTTGGGCGAATCCATCGGCCCCTGGGATGTTGCGGGCGTGCTGGTGGTGACGCTTGGCATCGTCGCCGTCCAGCGCGCCCGCGCTGCCTGA
- a CDS encoding glutathione S-transferase family protein codes for MITFYHSPQSRSSRILSLLEELGNPPEIVLVEVEIPRVMKGTGRRDPGNPHPEGKVPYLEHDGVGIWETSAIALYLTGLFPQSGLGVAQGDPMRGRFLSWMFWYSGVVEPVVIAHLCDLSHPALHASLRGMPEVEARLEAALAEGPWLMGDRFTTCDLMVHSPYVWAPHLTPESPAIRDWVERCRMRPAAVRARERDAAAMARLAA; via the coding sequence ATGATCACCTTCTACCATTCGCCCCAATCCCGTTCCTCCCGCATTCTTTCGCTGCTGGAAGAGCTGGGGAACCCGCCCGAGATCGTGCTGGTCGAGGTGGAGATTCCCCGCGTGATGAAAGGCACGGGCAGGCGCGACCCTGGCAACCCGCATCCCGAGGGCAAAGTGCCCTACCTGGAGCATGACGGCGTGGGCATCTGGGAAACCTCGGCCATTGCGCTGTATCTGACCGGGCTTTTCCCGCAATCCGGCCTGGGCGTGGCGCAGGGCGACCCGATGCGCGGGCGGTTCCTGTCGTGGATGTTCTGGTATTCCGGTGTGGTGGAGCCGGTGGTGATCGCCCATCTGTGCGACCTGTCGCATCCGGCGCTTCATGCCAGCCTGCGCGGGATGCCCGAGGTCGAGGCGCGGCTGGAGGCCGCGCTGGCCGAGGGGCCTTGGCTCATGGGCGACCGCTTCACCACCTGCGACCTGATGGTGCATTCTCCTTATGTCTGGGCTCCGCACCTGACGCCGGAAAGCCCGGCGATCCGCGACTGGGTGGAACGCTGCAGGATGCGGCCGGCGGCAGTGCGCGCGCGTGAGCGAGACGCGGCGGCAATGGCGCGGCTGGCGGCCTGA
- a CDS encoding helix-turn-helix transcriptional regulator yields the protein MARSDRLFRLLTALRRLPQPVTAARLAEETGVSPRTLYRDIAALRAGGALIDGEAGLGYTLTEDPALPPQMFTRLEVEALTLGLAEVRFAGDPALASAAEAALAKIVATLPERVQRQAMHAVSLTYRSQPRPPAPAWLATLREACWEERAVDLAYRDRDGAETRRRVLPLSVVFLDRSLMLLAWCCLRRDFRRFHVAEMSDVALSAESFRPRRVALLREFITRIRADNS from the coding sequence ATGGCCCGCTCCGACCGCCTGTTCCGACTGCTCACCGCGTTGCGCCGCTTGCCCCAGCCGGTGACGGCCGCCCGTCTGGCCGAGGAAACCGGCGTCTCGCCCCGCACGCTGTACCGCGACATCGCCGCCCTGCGTGCCGGCGGCGCGCTGATCGACGGCGAGGCCGGGCTTGGCTACACGCTCACCGAAGACCCGGCCCTGCCCCCGCAGATGTTCACCCGGCTCGAGGTCGAGGCGCTGACGCTGGGCCTGGCCGAGGTGCGCTTTGCGGGCGACCCGGCCCTCGCCAGCGCGGCCGAAGCGGCGCTGGCCAAGATCGTGGCCACCCTGCCCGAACGGGTCCAGCGCCAGGCGATGCACGCCGTCTCGCTCACCTACCGCTCCCAACCCCGGCCCCCGGCCCCCGCCTGGCTCGCCACCCTGCGCGAAGCCTGCTGGGAGGAGCGCGCCGTCGATCTTGCCTACCGCGACCGCGACGGGGCCGAAACGCGGCGCCGCGTCTTGCCCCTGTCGGTGGTGTTCCTCGACCGGTCGCTGATGCTGCTGGCCTGGTGCTGCCTGCGCCGGGACTTCCGCCGCTTCCACGTGGCCGAGATGTCCGACGTGGCGCTTTCCGCCGAAAGCTTCCGCCCGCGCCGCGTGGCTCTCTTGCGCGAATTCATCACGCGGATCCGGGCCGACAACAGCTGA
- a CDS encoding ABC transporter permease, which produces MRRLDPTTARMLGALAVALVLHGIGTALIPGYSAPFAIRAMLVIAALLAVASIGQTLVVILGGIDLSIPFVIGFANVVAAQLYGQGWNFGLVCLVVAGLAILIGAVNGALSRGLNIHPLIVTLGIGMIVQGLVLIWTKGFPSGSAPKAVSAFVSIGGSVGPLPVPALIPALAVLTLAVGLVLARTPYGRQLYALGSNPGAAPFALIRPLRMWIITFAASAFFAATAGVLLLGFTGSAYGDVGEPYLFQTIAAVVVGGAALVGGRGSFLGTLAGVLVLTEINTLLIGLGFQPSAVQAAFGLIILILVSLYGRERHFRTTV; this is translated from the coding sequence ATGAGACGCCTTGACCCGACAACGGCGCGGATGCTGGGCGCGCTGGCGGTGGCGCTGGTGCTGCATGGCATCGGGACGGCGCTGATCCCCGGCTATTCCGCGCCTTTCGCGATCCGCGCCATGCTGGTGATTGCCGCGCTGCTGGCGGTGGCGAGCATCGGGCAGACGCTGGTGGTCATCCTGGGGGGGATCGACCTGTCGATCCCCTTCGTGATCGGCTTTGCCAATGTGGTGGCGGCGCAGTTGTACGGGCAGGGCTGGAACTTCGGGCTGGTCTGCCTGGTGGTGGCGGGGCTGGCGATCCTGATCGGGGCGGTCAACGGCGCGCTGTCGCGCGGGCTGAACATCCATCCGCTGATCGTCACGCTGGGCATCGGCATGATCGTGCAGGGGCTGGTGCTGATCTGGACGAAGGGCTTTCCTTCGGGCTCGGCACCCAAGGCGGTGTCGGCCTTCGTGTCGATCGGCGGGTCGGTCGGGCCCTTGCCGGTGCCGGCCCTGATCCCCGCGCTGGCGGTGCTGACGCTGGCGGTGGGGCTGGTTCTGGCGCGCACGCCCTATGGGCGGCAGCTGTACGCCCTGGGCAGCAATCCGGGGGCGGCGCCCTTTGCGCTGATCCGACCGTTGCGGATGTGGATCATCACCTTCGCCGCCTCGGCCTTCTTTGCGGCGACGGCGGGGGTGCTGCTGTTGGGGTTCACCGGGTCGGCCTATGGCGATGTGGGCGAGCCCTACCTGTTCCAGACCATCGCCGCGGTGGTGGTGGGGGGCGCGGCGCTGGTGGGTGGGCGGGGCAGCTTTCTGGGCACGCTGGCCGGGGTTCTGGTGCTGACCGAGATCAACACCCTGCTGATCGGGCTGGGCTTTCAGCCCTCGGCGGTGCAGGCGGCCTTCGGGCTGATCATCCTGATCCTCGTGTCGCTTTACGGGCGCGAACGGCATTTCCGCACGACGGTCTAG